One genomic region from Bactrocera tryoni isolate S06 chromosome 3, CSIRO_BtryS06_freeze2, whole genome shotgun sequence encodes:
- the LOC120770001 gene encoding angiopoietin-related protein 3-like: protein MHILILFWLLANFSLKASAQSLPSDCTTTATGRTIEILKIPTQAGVEIFEVYCELGDLDEKPWLVIFLRKEPKYEYGRWQDYTEGYHTFSGNYFIGLQRLYTITNRQPHELMLQLRQRNGMQHYMHFEHFAIANETSRYGVVSSGAYVGTMPRVKPSDWLPWLTETFEMTTRMKISIRPAAGLNKRKPKNIEKIKWRG, encoded by the exons ATgcacattcttatattattttggTTGCTTGCAAACTTTTCACTGAAAGCG TCAGCACAATCACTTCCCAGCGATTGCACGACTACAGCCACTGGCCGCACCatcgaaatattgaaaattccaACACAGGCTGGcgttgaaatttttgaagtcTACTGCGAGCTGGGCGATCTCGATGAAAAACCTTGGTTGGTTATCTTCTTACGTAAAGAACCTAAATACGAGTATGGCAGATGGCAGGACTACACAGAGGGTTATCATACGTTTAGCGGTAATTACTTCATCGGCCTGCAACGACTGTACACAATCACAAATCGACAGCCGCACGAGCTGATGTTGCAGCTAAGACAGCGAAATGGTATGCAGCATTATATGCACTTTGAGCACTTCGCCATCGCCAATGAGACCAGCAGGTATGGCGTTGTTTCGTCGGGGGCTTATGTGGGCACTATGCCTAGGGTGAAACCTTCCGATTGGTTACCTTGGCTTACGGAAACTTTTGAAATGACAACACGTATGAAAATCAGTATTAGACCAGCGGCAGGTCTAAACAAgcgaaaaccaaaaaatattgaaaaaatcaaatggcGAGGCTAA